One window of Akkermansia biwaensis genomic DNA carries:
- the dinB gene encoding DNA polymerase IV, whose translation MKQRKIIHVDMDAFYASIEQRDHPEYRGKPIAVGRAEMRGVVAAASYEARRFGVRSAMPSMKAIKLCPKLIFTRNRMDVYKAVSAQIHEIFHRYTDLVEPLSLDEAFLDVTENKPGIPLAVEIARRIKKEIRQELRLTASAGVSYNKFLAKIASDYRKPDGLFTIHPSRAAEFIARLPIESFWGVGQATAARMHSLSITNGAQLRERDQEFLVRHFGKIGILFYNFARGIDERPVESSRIRKSVGCEQTYREDVTKTQALENSLPILAEELAGRLARSGFRGNTLTLKIKFPDFVQKSRSITVPDCLTDMEDILPLARTMMEELDSGDSTFRLLGLSVSNPLEEHPPGVWEQLWLDLEY comes from the coding sequence ATGAAACAGAGAAAAATCATCCATGTGGACATGGATGCCTTTTACGCATCCATCGAACAGCGGGACCATCCGGAATACCGCGGCAAGCCCATTGCCGTAGGGCGTGCGGAAATGCGCGGAGTGGTGGCGGCAGCCAGTTATGAAGCGCGCCGCTTCGGGGTCCGATCCGCCATGCCTTCCATGAAGGCGATCAAACTTTGCCCCAAGCTTATCTTCACCCGCAACCGCATGGACGTGTATAAAGCCGTCTCCGCCCAAATCCACGAGATTTTCCACCGCTACACGGACCTGGTGGAGCCTCTTTCCCTGGACGAAGCCTTTCTGGACGTCACGGAAAACAAGCCGGGAATCCCGCTGGCCGTGGAAATCGCCCGGCGCATCAAAAAGGAAATTCGGCAGGAACTGCGCTTGACCGCCTCCGCGGGGGTATCCTACAACAAATTCCTGGCCAAAATCGCTTCCGACTACCGCAAGCCGGACGGCCTGTTCACCATTCATCCCTCCCGCGCCGCGGAATTCATCGCCCGCCTGCCCATCGAATCCTTCTGGGGCGTGGGGCAGGCCACCGCCGCACGCATGCACTCCCTGTCCATCACCAACGGAGCCCAGCTCAGGGAACGGGACCAGGAATTCCTGGTCCGCCACTTTGGAAAAATCGGCATCCTGTTCTACAACTTCGCCCGCGGCATTGACGAGCGCCCCGTGGAATCATCCCGCATCCGCAAATCCGTGGGCTGCGAGCAAACCTACCGTGAAGACGTCACCAAGACCCAGGCCCTGGAAAACAGCCTCCCCATTCTGGCGGAAGAACTGGCGGGGCGCCTGGCGCGCTCCGGATTCCGGGGCAATACCCTGACCCTGAAAATCAAATTCCCGGACTTCGTCCAGAAATCCCGGAGCATCACCGTTCCGGACTGCCTGACGGACATGGAAGACATCCTGCCCCTGGCGCGCACGATGATGGAAGAACTGGATTCCGGAGACAGCACCTTCCGCCTTCTGGGCCTGTCCGTCTCCAACCCTTTGGAAGAACATCCTCCGGGCGTCTGGGAACAGCTTTGGCTGGATTTGGAATACTAA
- the msrB gene encoding peptide-methionine (R)-S-oxide reductase MsrB: MNTEERKHWISWMATIAEGVAGVMAVEGGVPASQSVPDPGPSRRRHPLTETEKRIIEHQGTEPPFSGRFVSFFEQGTYVCRKCGEPLFRSEDKFDAGCGWPCFDDSLPDAVRSIRQNSGQRTEITCAHCGGHLGHLFSGERMTPKNMRYCVNSLSLDFQPAPQPVIAGHMS; encoded by the coding sequence ATGAATACGGAAGAACGGAAACACTGGATATCATGGATGGCGACGATCGCGGAAGGCGTGGCGGGCGTCATGGCCGTGGAAGGGGGAGTTCCCGCCTCCCAGAGCGTGCCTGACCCCGGCCCCTCCCGCAGGCGGCATCCGCTGACTGAAACGGAAAAGCGCATCATTGAGCATCAGGGAACGGAACCTCCCTTTTCCGGGAGATTCGTCAGCTTTTTCGAGCAGGGCACCTATGTCTGCCGCAAATGCGGGGAACCCCTGTTCCGGTCAGAAGACAAATTCGATGCCGGCTGCGGATGGCCCTGCTTTGACGACTCCCTGCCGGACGCCGTCCGGAGCATCCGCCAGAACTCCGGACAGCGCACGGAAATCACCTGCGCCCACTGCGGCGGCCACCTGGGGCACCTCTTCAGCGGCGAACGGATGACTCCGAAAAACATGCGCTATTGCGTCAATTCCCTTTCCCTGGATTTCCAGCCCGCGCCGCAACCGGTCATCGCCGGGCACATGTCCTGA
- a CDS encoding GDSL-type esterase/lipase family protein: MGMSIIRIIPVLLALFPAPLPAAVPRIAILGDSIPYAGYWPALLESGLRRNSAYRNAEIVNFSLPSETASGLSEPGHAAGAFPRPCIHDRLDAILSRYKPTLVIACYGMNDGMMQPFSEANFQAYQQGMERLKAKTESAGARFIAVTPPLYMADTPEKDSARYNAVLDIYAEWLNGQKKKGWLVADMRPGLSRQIRAAKEKNPRFMYAPDGVHPGPEGHLMIARSVWPAIASFLNLSPNVRFAEGDAFNKILERHNLFKLAWLSETGHKRPGIPAGVPIAELPRIAEDVWTKTAPEPGADPHSRNLKNTVPVVDFILDALRKTGASMLRENKEPARTGPEKAS, translated from the coding sequence ATGGGAATGTCCATCATACGCATCATTCCGGTCCTGCTGGCGCTCTTCCCTGCCCCATTGCCGGCGGCAGTTCCCAGAATCGCCATTCTGGGGGACAGCATCCCTTACGCCGGCTACTGGCCGGCTCTCCTGGAATCCGGCCTGCGGCGGAATTCCGCCTATAGAAACGCGGAAATCGTCAACTTTTCCCTCCCCAGTGAAACGGCCTCCGGACTTTCCGAGCCGGGCCATGCGGCAGGAGCCTTTCCCCGCCCCTGCATCCACGACCGGCTGGACGCCATCCTTTCCCGGTACAAACCTACCCTGGTCATCGCCTGCTACGGCATGAACGACGGCATGATGCAGCCTTTTTCCGAGGCCAACTTTCAAGCCTACCAGCAAGGCATGGAACGGCTGAAAGCGAAGACGGAGTCCGCCGGAGCCCGGTTCATCGCCGTGACGCCACCCCTTTACATGGCGGACACGCCGGAAAAAGATTCCGCCCGCTACAACGCGGTTCTGGACATTTATGCCGAATGGCTGAACGGGCAGAAAAAGAAAGGCTGGCTGGTAGCGGACATGCGTCCCGGACTTTCCCGCCAAATCAGGGCGGCCAAAGAAAAGAACCCCCGATTCATGTATGCCCCGGACGGCGTCCATCCCGGCCCGGAAGGCCATTTGATGATTGCCCGGTCCGTCTGGCCCGCAATAGCTTCTTTCCTGAATCTTTCCCCGAACGTCCGTTTCGCGGAAGGAGATGCCTTCAACAAAATCCTGGAACGGCACAACCTCTTCAAACTGGCCTGGCTGTCGGAAACGGGCCATAAGCGTCCCGGTATTCCCGCCGGCGTCCCCATCGCCGAACTGCCCCGCATCGCGGAAGATGTCTGGACCAAGACAGCCCCAGAACCCGGGGCGGACCCTCACTCCCGCAACCTGAAAAATACGGTCCCCGTCGTGGACTTCATCCTGGATGCCCTCCGGAAAACGGGCGCTTCCATGCTCCGGGAGAACAAGGAGCCCGCACGCACGGGACCGGAAAAGGCTTCTTGA
- the fabF gene encoding beta-ketoacyl-ACP synthase II, whose product MTDRRIVITGIGVISPLGNDLASTWEAMKAGRSGIDTIKSMDVSDYSTKIAGEVKDFDPTPYFKTPKDARRVDRFTHFAMGAAGMALKDSGMDLEAVDKTRIGVMVGSGIGGLGTLESQHATLISKGPARVSPFMIPYMISNIASGLISMEYGFGGPNMSIVTACATSNHNIGEAWRIMKFGDADVMVCGGAEATILPTGVAGFSNMKALSSRNDEPQRASRPYDVDRDGFVMGEGAGVVILETLEHAQKRGAKIYAELVGYGISADAYHLTAPDPEGRGAARCMQMALDHAGMKPEDIDYINTHGTSTPLGDICETKAIKAVFGDHAKNGLLISSTKSMTGHLLGAAGGVELAACLMAMQDGIIPPTINVDNQDPECDLDCVPNKAREARVDAALSNSFGFGGHNSSVIVKKFA is encoded by the coding sequence ATGACCGACCGCAGAATTGTTATCACCGGCATCGGAGTGATCAGCCCCCTGGGCAATGATCTTGCAAGCACCTGGGAAGCCATGAAGGCCGGACGCAGTGGGATTGACACCATCAAATCCATGGACGTCTCCGATTATTCCACGAAGATCGCCGGTGAAGTCAAGGATTTCGACCCCACCCCCTACTTCAAGACTCCGAAGGACGCCCGCCGCGTGGACCGCTTCACGCACTTTGCCATGGGTGCGGCCGGAATGGCTCTGAAGGACTCCGGCATGGATTTGGAAGCCGTGGACAAGACGCGCATCGGCGTCATGGTCGGGAGCGGCATCGGCGGCCTGGGCACGCTGGAAAGCCAGCACGCCACTCTTATTTCCAAGGGACCGGCCCGCGTGTCCCCCTTCATGATCCCGTACATGATCAGCAACATCGCCTCCGGCCTCATTTCCATGGAATACGGTTTCGGCGGTCCCAACATGTCCATCGTTACGGCCTGCGCCACCTCCAACCACAACATCGGGGAAGCATGGCGCATCATGAAATTCGGCGATGCGGACGTCATGGTCTGCGGCGGGGCGGAAGCCACCATCCTGCCTACGGGCGTAGCGGGCTTCAGCAACATGAAGGCCCTCAGCTCACGCAACGACGAACCCCAGCGCGCTTCCCGCCCGTATGATGTGGACCGCGACGGCTTCGTGATGGGTGAAGGCGCGGGCGTCGTCATTCTGGAAACGCTGGAACACGCCCAAAAACGCGGCGCCAAAATCTATGCGGAACTCGTCGGCTACGGCATCTCCGCAGACGCCTACCACCTCACCGCTCCGGACCCCGAAGGCCGCGGAGCCGCACGTTGCATGCAGATGGCCCTGGACCACGCGGGCATGAAGCCGGAAGACATCGACTACATCAACACGCACGGCACCTCCACGCCGCTGGGCGACATCTGCGAAACGAAGGCCATCAAGGCCGTCTTCGGCGACCACGCCAAAAATGGCCTGCTGATCAGCTCCACCAAATCCATGACCGGGCACCTTCTCGGCGCCGCAGGCGGCGTGGAACTGGCGGCCTGCCTCATGGCCATGCAGGACGGCATTATTCCGCCCACCATCAACGTGGACAACCAGGACCCGGAATGCGACCTGGACTGCGTGCCCAACAAGGCGCGTGAAGCCAGGGTGGACGCCGCACTGAGCAACTCCTTCGGGTTCGGCGGCCACAACTCTTCCGTCATCGTGAAGAAATTCGCCTGA
- the recR gene encoding recombination mediator RecR: MNNLDYPLPVLELVAALKQLPGIGTRGAERMALWMLQGHMGEAESIARTIGQAADSVTPCPVCGFFSTAEAPCEACRDEERDARTICVVEQATDVIPIERSSAYRGLYHCLGGKLSPLDDVEPEDLNIRSLVERVAGQPGCEVILATGSDVEGEATATYLHHLLKALDCKISRPAQGLPAGSGLSHADTLTLMKALEGRTVL; the protein is encoded by the coding sequence ATGAATAATCTGGATTATCCCCTGCCTGTGCTTGAACTGGTCGCCGCCCTCAAGCAATTGCCGGGCATCGGCACGCGCGGCGCGGAACGCATGGCCCTGTGGATGCTCCAGGGGCACATGGGAGAGGCGGAATCCATCGCCCGGACCATCGGCCAGGCGGCGGACAGCGTCACGCCCTGCCCGGTCTGCGGCTTTTTCAGCACGGCGGAAGCCCCCTGCGAAGCCTGCCGGGACGAGGAAAGGGACGCCCGGACCATCTGCGTGGTGGAACAGGCCACGGACGTCATCCCCATTGAACGCAGCAGCGCCTACCGCGGATTGTACCATTGCCTGGGGGGCAAACTCTCGCCGCTGGACGACGTGGAGCCGGAAGACCTGAACATCCGCTCCCTGGTGGAACGGGTGGCCGGCCAGCCGGGGTGCGAAGTCATTCTCGCAACGGGGTCCGATGTGGAAGGGGAAGCCACGGCCACCTACCTGCACCACTTGTTGAAAGCCCTGGACTGCAAAATCTCCCGCCCCGCCCAGGGTCTGCCCGCCGGGTCCGGCCTCAGCCACGCGGACACGCTGACCCTGATGAAAGCGCTGGAAGGCAGAACCGTGCTTTAA
- a CDS encoding DNA alkylation repair protein → MPELLKNRYNDESLRALALSINTVYPPFQVDDFVNGIMDETWDGLELKARMRQITINLGRYLPDDYEQALGVIDKIVAGYPEGFNDFTLMCFPDFVEVYGQEERHWNLSMAALERYTSSSSSEFAVRPFIINHEERMMRQMAAWARHGNEHVRRLASEGCRPQLPWGQVLGSFKKDPSPVLGILEQLKADPSPYVRKSVANSLNDISKTHPDLVAKIARDWYGKNSHTDWIVKHGCRTLLKKGNRDVLDILGFADAGCVDVDGFALGAASASIGKEMAFSFNIEAKKAARVRLEYGIDYVKANGKRNRKIFQISELSLKENGKRSYTKTHSFANASTQKHYPGTHSLTLIVNGTERGTLDFEVFDT, encoded by the coding sequence ATGCCGGAACTACTAAAAAACAGATACAATGACGAATCTCTCCGCGCGCTGGCTCTGAGTATTAACACCGTATATCCTCCGTTTCAGGTTGACGATTTTGTCAACGGCATCATGGACGAAACCTGGGACGGATTGGAGCTGAAAGCCCGCATGCGGCAAATTACCATCAATCTGGGAAGATATTTGCCGGACGATTATGAACAGGCGCTTGGCGTCATCGACAAGATTGTTGCGGGTTATCCCGAAGGATTTAATGACTTTACGTTAATGTGCTTCCCGGATTTTGTGGAAGTCTATGGGCAGGAGGAGCGCCATTGGAATTTGTCCATGGCCGCGTTGGAAAGGTATACCTCGTCCTCGTCTTCCGAATTTGCCGTAAGGCCCTTTATCATCAACCATGAAGAACGCATGATGCGGCAGATGGCCGCCTGGGCCCGGCATGGCAACGAGCATGTCCGGCGGCTTGCCAGCGAGGGCTGCCGCCCTCAACTGCCGTGGGGACAGGTGTTGGGCAGCTTCAAAAAAGACCCGTCGCCGGTTCTCGGTATTTTAGAACAGCTTAAAGCCGACCCGTCCCCGTATGTCCGTAAAAGCGTGGCCAACAGCCTGAACGATATTTCCAAAACACATCCGGACCTCGTTGCAAAAATTGCAAGGGATTGGTACGGAAAAAACAGCCATACGGACTGGATTGTAAAACACGGGTGCAGGACACTTCTTAAAAAGGGCAACAGGGATGTGCTGGACATCCTTGGATTCGCGGATGCCGGTTGTGTGGATGTGGACGGCTTTGCGCTGGGCGCCGCGTCCGCTTCCATTGGGAAGGAAATGGCCTTTTCCTTCAACATTGAGGCAAAAAAAGCGGCCAGGGTACGGCTGGAATATGGCATTGATTACGTCAAGGCGAACGGCAAAAGAAACCGTAAGATATTCCAGATATCCGAGCTCTCTTTAAAGGAAAACGGGAAAAGGTCTTACACAAAAACCCATTCCTTTGCGAATGCAAGCACACAGAAGCATTACCCCGGCACCCATTCGCTTACGCTTATTGTAAACGGCACTGAACGTGGAACACTGGATTTTGAGGTATTTGACACATAG
- a CDS encoding PEP-CTERM sorting domain-containing protein → MKPSLFFATSLIALAGTAQAAIIFDYQANPGTTAALYNPSVSDGVSITGQTVTNASGGALGQKTGTNYVNSFLSPNVNVGTGGTWTLTLSFTVTEDVTIDSIALNLFTFNGSNQIQNSNRKGAYMFNLKLGDTVLASCADSSLTYAGTGDVTPSGAQKASVETLGQRGGSSGVREESSLDKAVTLTAGETYSMELSLSRGAETNGYFVGLGAIELNTVPEPATASLGLAGLAVLLLRRRKR, encoded by the coding sequence ATGAAGCCTTCCTTATTTTTTGCCACCTCGCTCATCGCGCTTGCAGGCACGGCCCAGGCAGCGATTATCTTTGATTACCAAGCCAATCCCGGAACGACGGCCGCCCTGTACAACCCTTCCGTCAGTGACGGAGTTTCTATCACAGGCCAAACGGTTACCAATGCTTCCGGCGGTGCGCTGGGACAGAAAACGGGTACCAATTATGTTAATTCCTTTTTGAGTCCCAACGTGAATGTGGGGACTGGAGGTACATGGACCCTGACTTTGTCCTTCACCGTAACGGAAGATGTAACCATTGATTCAATAGCTCTGAATCTTTTTACGTTTAACGGTTCCAATCAGATTCAGAACAGCAACCGCAAAGGTGCGTATATGTTTAATTTGAAATTGGGAGATACGGTTCTGGCCAGTTGTGCTGATTCCTCCCTGACTTATGCGGGAACGGGGGATGTCACTCCTTCCGGTGCACAGAAGGCCAGCGTGGAGACGCTGGGGCAACGGGGCGGTTCTTCCGGAGTAAGGGAAGAGTCTTCTCTGGACAAGGCCGTTACCTTGACGGCGGGAGAGACTTATTCCATGGAACTTTCCCTGTCCCGGGGGGCGGAGACCAATGGATATTTTGTCGGGCTGGGGGCCATTGAGTTGAATACTGTTCCCGAACCGGCAACGGCTTCCCTGGGATTGGCTGGACTCGCCGTGTTGCTGCTGAGACGCCGCAAAAGATGA
- a CDS encoding GNAT family N-acetyltransferase translates to MVVVRDATMEDAERILEIYDYYVRNTAITFEYDTPSLDEFKRRMKKTMQRYPYLVILKDGRIEGYAYAGVFIGRAAYDWSCEMTIYLDHNARKCGMGGAIYEALEKALRDMGILNLYACIGSPECDDEYLTANSADFHAHLGFVKVGEFHQCGYKFGRWYNMIWMEKVIGGHETKQSLIIPYPELKQG, encoded by the coding sequence ATGGTTGTTGTTCGTGATGCGACAATGGAAGATGCGGAGCGTATCTTGGAAATATACGACTACTATGTAAGGAACACGGCAATAACCTTTGAATACGATACGCCGTCCCTTGACGAATTTAAGAGACGGATGAAAAAGACCATGCAACGTTATCCGTATCTGGTCATTTTGAAAGATGGCCGTATTGAAGGATACGCATATGCAGGTGTTTTTATCGGCAGAGCTGCCTATGACTGGTCCTGCGAAATGACAATTTATCTTGACCATAACGCACGGAAATGCGGAATGGGGGGGGCTATTTATGAGGCGTTGGAAAAGGCTCTGCGTGATATGGGTATTCTCAACCTATACGCTTGTATCGGTTCTCCAGAATGTGATGATGAATACTTGACAGCTAACAGTGCCGATTTCCACGCGCATCTGGGTTTTGTAAAAGTTGGAGAGTTTCATCAATGCGGGTATAAATTTGGTCGTTGGTATAACATGATTTGGATGGAAAAGGTTATTGGGGGTCATGAAACGAAACAGTCCCTGATTATCCCCTATCCAGAATTGAAGCAAGGCTGA
- a CDS encoding peroxiredoxin, giving the protein MMLLIGKPAPHFSANAVVNGTIVPDFSLDQFKGKKYVILFFYPKDFTFVCPTELIGFQEALGEFDKRDVAVVGCSTDSEFSHWAWVNTPREQGGIQGVSYPIVADINKTISSDYGVLAGNEEIDEDGNIEVSGEMIAYRGLFLIDKDGIVRHQLINDFPLGRSIEEAIRVVDALQHFELYGEVCPLGWHKGEAAMTPSHEGVASYLSK; this is encoded by the coding sequence ATCATGCTCCTCATCGGAAAACCAGCACCTCATTTCAGTGCAAACGCAGTCGTCAACGGTACCATCGTCCCGGACTTCAGCCTTGACCAGTTCAAGGGTAAAAAATATGTGATCCTTTTCTTCTATCCGAAGGACTTCACATTCGTGTGCCCCACGGAACTGATCGGGTTCCAGGAGGCGCTCGGCGAATTCGACAAGCGTGACGTAGCCGTCGTCGGCTGCTCCACGGACAGCGAATTCTCCCACTGGGCGTGGGTGAACACCCCCCGCGAACAGGGCGGCATCCAGGGCGTCAGCTACCCCATCGTGGCCGACATCAACAAGACCATTTCCTCCGACTACGGCGTTTTGGCCGGCAACGAGGAAATCGACGAAGACGGCAACATCGAAGTCTCCGGGGAAATGATCGCCTACCGCGGCCTTTTCCTGATTGACAAGGACGGCATCGTCCGCCACCAGCTCATCAATGACTTCCCGCTGGGCCGCTCCATTGAAGAAGCCATCCGCGTCGTGGACGCCCTCCAGCACTTCGAGCTGTACGGAGAAGTCTGCCCGCTCGGCTGGCACAAGGGTGAAGCCGCCATGACTCCGTCTCACGAAGGCGTGGCCAGCTACCTCAGCAAGTAA
- a CDS encoding mechanosensitive ion channel family protein: MNADFMAAGPTEDIWTKTMDFLNMPDWLKLEMVQSAGAKIVHVIIWLVISWILLKLFCQVLRKITSMKMSPQASRLTVKIVKNAGYIIIGVEAFALMGFDILTLLGAASIIGVAVGFASQTSLSNIISGLFLVGEKQINLGDMIEVDGITGNVDSINLMSVQLRLPNNTMVRIPNEMIIKNPVSNITRFSTRRCDLTLGVDYNCDIEHVVSVLQEVVKENKLCLDDPAPLIMFSGFQDSSLGFTVGAWCLKDNFLDCQKTLAHDIKHRFAAEGISFPFPTRSVESRTPIRVEITGTPEKNQ; encoded by the coding sequence ATGAATGCGGATTTCATGGCAGCAGGCCCCACGGAAGACATATGGACAAAAACCATGGACTTTCTGAACATGCCGGACTGGCTCAAGCTGGAGATGGTGCAGTCCGCCGGGGCAAAAATCGTGCATGTGATCATCTGGCTGGTCATCAGCTGGATTCTTTTGAAACTGTTTTGCCAGGTGCTCCGCAAAATCACCTCCATGAAAATGTCTCCGCAGGCGTCCCGCCTGACGGTGAAAATCGTCAAAAACGCGGGTTATATCATCATCGGCGTGGAGGCCTTCGCCCTGATGGGGTTTGACATCCTCACTCTGCTGGGTGCGGCCAGCATCATCGGCGTGGCCGTGGGCTTCGCCTCCCAGACCTCCCTGTCCAACATCATCAGCGGCCTTTTCCTGGTAGGGGAAAAGCAGATCAACCTGGGAGACATGATTGAAGTGGACGGAATTACCGGCAACGTGGACTCCATCAACCTCATGTCCGTCCAGCTCCGGCTGCCGAACAATACCATGGTGCGCATTCCCAATGAAATGATCATCAAGAATCCGGTCAGCAACATCACCCGTTTTTCCACGCGCCGCTGCGATTTGACTTTGGGCGTGGATTATAACTGCGATATTGAGCACGTCGTAAGCGTCCTTCAAGAAGTAGTCAAGGAAAACAAGCTCTGCCTGGACGACCCGGCGCCACTCATCATGTTTTCAGGTTTTCAGGACTCTTCCCTGGGTTTCACGGTAGGGGCCTGGTGCCTGAAGGACAACTTCCTGGACTGTCAGAAAACCCTGGCGCACGATATCAAGCACCGTTTTGCGGCGGAGGGCATTTCCTTCCCCTTCCCCACCCGCAGCGTGGAGAGCAGAACCCCCATCAGAGTGGAAATCACCGGCACGCCAGAGAAAAATCAGTAA
- the pyrH gene encoding UMP kinase, which yields MSDTPAPVFKRILLKLSGEALRSPGSMDNISPEIVARIAEEIAQAHRAGVQIGLVVGGGNFWRGAKASVRGMDRATADYVGMLATVMNALALQSALERAGVPCVVQSAIEMKNVAESFIRLKARSYLDNDKIVIFGAGTGNPFFSTDTTAALRASEINAEVVMKATSVDGVYDADPKKVSGAKRFDSISYQECLERQLKVMDSTAFTLCMDNKKPIIVFDMHTPGNITRALLGEPIGTTIC from the coding sequence ATGTCTGACACACCAGCACCTGTTTTTAAAAGAATACTTCTGAAACTCAGCGGAGAAGCCCTGCGAAGCCCCGGAAGCATGGACAATATCTCTCCGGAAATCGTCGCCCGCATCGCTGAAGAAATCGCACAGGCGCACCGCGCGGGCGTCCAGATCGGGCTGGTAGTGGGCGGCGGCAACTTCTGGCGCGGCGCCAAGGCCAGCGTGCGCGGCATGGACCGCGCCACGGCGGACTACGTGGGCATGCTCGCCACAGTCATGAACGCCCTGGCCCTGCAAAGCGCCCTGGAACGCGCCGGAGTGCCCTGCGTGGTCCAGTCCGCCATTGAAATGAAAAACGTGGCGGAATCCTTCATCCGCCTGAAAGCCCGCTCCTACCTGGACAACGACAAAATCGTCATCTTCGGCGCCGGCACGGGCAACCCCTTCTTCTCCACGGACACCACGGCCGCCTTGCGCGCCAGCGAGATCAACGCGGAAGTCGTGATGAAAGCCACCTCCGTGGACGGCGTGTATGATGCGGACCCCAAGAAAGTTTCCGGGGCCAAGCGCTTTGACTCCATCTCCTACCAGGAATGCCTGGAACGCCAGCTCAAGGTCATGGACTCCACGGCCTTCACCCTCTGCATGGACAACAAAAAGCCCATCATCGTATTCGACATGCACACTCCGGGCAACATCACCCGCGCCCTGCTCGGGGAGCCTATCGGCACCACGATTTGCTGA
- the frr gene encoding ribosome recycling factor, with protein MDAETLLLETEEAMLKAVDFARQEFSGVRTGKASPGLVENLDVHVSSYGSVMKLKGLAVISTPEPRLILIQPFDPSTAHDIGRAINESKLNLNPIVEGRSIRLPIPALTEERRKDLVKLVKSQAEEARVRVRGARKNGMDSAKKLKTDNIVTEDGQRDLETQIQKLTDKYVKEIDDLVAAKEKDIMTI; from the coding sequence ATGGACGCAGAAACATTACTATTGGAGACGGAGGAAGCCATGCTCAAGGCCGTGGACTTCGCCAGGCAGGAATTCTCCGGCGTACGCACGGGCAAAGCCTCTCCCGGCCTTGTGGAAAACCTGGACGTGCACGTATCCAGCTACGGCTCCGTCATGAAGCTGAAGGGCTTGGCCGTCATCAGCACGCCGGAACCCCGCCTCATCCTCATCCAGCCCTTCGACCCCAGCACGGCCCACGACATCGGCCGCGCCATCAACGAAAGCAAGCTGAACCTCAATCCGATCGTGGAAGGACGCTCCATCCGCCTGCCCATCCCCGCCTTGACGGAAGAACGCCGCAAGGACCTGGTGAAGCTCGTCAAATCCCAGGCGGAGGAAGCCCGCGTGCGCGTGCGCGGCGCCCGCAAGAATGGCATGGACTCCGCCAAAAAGCTCAAGACGGACAACATCGTCACGGAAGACGGCCAGCGGGACCTGGAAACGCAGATCCAGAAGCTCACGGACAAGTACGTCAAGGAGATTGACGATCTGGTAGCCGCCAAGGAAAAGGACATCATGACCATCTGA
- a CDS encoding bactofilin family protein: protein MTDNVTNFLASGIEIKGTIRFQNDMHIDGKIEGEIISDKGKVTIGETAQIKGDITAGDVRIYGNVEGKVTSDRCELKQQARVVGDMKTRSLAMEEGAHLLGRTEIG from the coding sequence ATGACAGACAATGTAACGAACTTCCTCGCCTCCGGCATCGAAATCAAGGGAACCATCCGTTTCCAGAACGACATGCACATCGACGGAAAAATTGAAGGCGAAATCATTTCCGACAAGGGGAAAGTCACCATCGGTGAAACGGCCCAGATCAAGGGCGACATCACCGCCGGAGACGTGCGCATCTACGGCAACGTGGAAGGCAAGGTCACTTCCGACCGCTGCGAACTCAAGCAGCAGGCCCGCGTCGTCGGAGACATGAAGACCCGCAGCCTGGCCATGGAAGAAGGCGCCCATCTGCTGGGCCGCACGGAAATCGGTTAA